The sequence below is a genomic window from Flavobacterium lipolyticum.
CATTAAAGAATTATTGAATATTCACGACAAAAAGGAAATGGAAATTCACGCGGAACAATGGAGTCCGTATCGGTCTTATGCCACCTATTTACTTTGGCATTATTATCTAAACAAAAGAAATAGAAAGATTACGTATTAACTCCCTGTTTTTTAAAAGAAAAGTGAGGAGATAAATGCAGTTTTTTATTGTAAAAAGGGATTCTTTAGTTACTTTTGCAGTCGAAATTATAGAAATAATAAAAAACAAAAATGACCGCAGACAAACTAACAACTTTCGATGTGTTAATCGAAATACCAAGAGGAAGCAGAAATAAATACGAGTACGATTTTGAAATTAAAAGAATGCGTTTCGACAGAATGTTATTCTCTTCAATGATGTACCCGGCTGATTACGGATTTATTCCGGAAACTTTAGCTCTTGATGGTGATCCTCTTGATGTATTGGTTTTAGTAAACGAACCAACTTTCCCTGGATGTGTTATGGAAGTAAAACCAATTGGTGTTTTCCATATGGCAGATGATAAAGGACCAGACGAAAAAATTATTTGTGTACCAGTTTCTGACCCAATCTGGAATTCATTAAATGATCTTTCCGATATCAACGGACACTTAGTAAAAGAAATCGAGCACTTCTTTCAGGTATACAAAGATCTTGAAAACAAAAAAGTGGATGTAGAAGGATGGGGAGACGTAAACGAAGCTTATGCTATTATTGCAGAGTGTACAAAACGTTTTGATGATATTGAAAACAAACCGGAAGGATTATTTAGCATTAAATAATTTATAAGCCGCCCAATTATAAAAAAAGCAATACTACCGTCAGGAGTATTGCTTTTTTGTTTAAATTCGTTTGAGTTAGTTTATTGACTTTTAACTATTAACCAAAAAACCATTACTAGATTATGAATGCATTTATGATTTATTTGCCAATCGTTATGGCAATTTTAGGATTACTTTTCATGGGAATAAAAAGGGCTTGGGTTTTAAAACAAGATGCGGGCGACGGAAAAATGAAAGAGATTTCAGATCACATTTACGAGGGAGCCCTCGCCTTTTTAAAAGCAGAATATAAATTATTGACCATTTTTGTAATTATTGCCAGTATTGCATTGGCCGGAATTACTTTTATTCCGGGAGTTAAAACGCATTTATTAATAGTAGTCGCTTTTATATTTGGAGCCTTATTTTCGGCTTATGCCGGTAATATCGGGATGAAAATAGCAACAAAAACAAATGTTAGAACCACGCAGGCTGCCCGTACGAGTTTACCGCAGGCTTTGAAAGTTTCGTTTGGCGGAGGAACCGTAATGGGACTTGGTGTTGCAGGTTTAGCCGTGTTAGGACTTACAGGTTTCTTTATTATCTTCTTTAATATATTATCAGGTGGCGTATGGAAAGATACCGAAACGATGACTATTGTTCTGGAAACACTGGCAGGTTTTTCACTTGGTGCCGAATCTATTGCTTTGTTTGCGAGAGTAGGTGGAGGAATTTACACCAAAGCTGCCGATGTGGGCGCTGATTTAGTGGGTAAAGTAGAAGCCGGAATTCCGGAAGATGACCCTCGTAATCCGGCTACGATTGCCGATAACGTAGGAGATAACGTAGGAGATGTTGCCGGTATGGGAGCCGATTTGTTTGGTTCGTATGTAGCGACAGTTCTGGCGGCAATGGTTTTAGGGAACTATGTGATTAAAGATATGGGAGGCAATATCGCGGATGCTTTTGGAGGAATCGGACCAATTTTGCTTCCAATGGCTATTGCCGGTTTCGGAATTTTATTCTCGATTATCGGAACGACTCTGGTAAAAATAACAGATGATAATGCCAAAGAAGCGCAGGTACAAAAAGCATTAAATATAGGAAACTGGGTTTCTATTGTTCTTACAGCAATTGCCTGTTTCTTTTTAGTACAGCACATGTTACCGGAAGTAATGACGATGGAATTCTTCGGAGAAGGATCGCAGCAGATATCTTCTATGCGAGTTTTCTATGCCACTTTGGTCGGTTTAGTAGTGGGTGGAGCAATTTCATCCGTTACGGAGTATTACACGGGATTAGGGACAAAACCGGTTTTGGCCATTGTACAAAAATCATCAACAGGCGCGGGAACAAATGTAATTGCAGGTTTGGCAACCGGAATGATTTCGACTTTTCCAACCGTTTTATTGTTTGCAGTAGCAATCTGGATTTCCTATGCGTTAGCAGGATTTTACGGGGTAGCTTTGGCGGCTTCAGCAATGATGGCTACTACAGCCATGCAATTGGCGATCGATGCTTTTGGCCCAATCTCCGACAATGCAGGAGGAATAGCTGAAATGAGTGAATTGCCTAAAGAAGTACGAACCAGAACCGATATTTTAGATTCAGTAGGAAATACAACCGCTGCAACCGGAAAAGGTTTTGCTATTGCCTCAGCAGCTTTAACGTCTTTGGCATTATTTGCAGCTTATGTAACTTTTACCGGAATTGACGGAATCAATATTTTTAAAGCACCGGTTTTAGCCATGTTGTTTGTGGGGGGAATGATTCCTGTTGTTTTCTCGGCATTGGCGATGAATTCTGTTGGAAAAGCGGCGATGGATATGGTGTATGAAGTACGTCGACAGTTTAAAGAGATTCCGGGGATTATGGAAGGAACTGGAAAACCTGAATACGGTAAATGCGTTGAAATCTCAACGAAAGCCGCTTTACGCGAAATGATGCTGCCTGGGATTTTAACGATTGGTTTCCCAATTGCAATTGTATTATTAGGTAAACTGGTTTATGCAGACAACAATCAGTTAATTGCTGAGATGTTAGGAGGATATATGGCGGGAGTGACGGTTTCCGGAGTACTTTGGGCAGTTTTTCAAAATAATGCCGGTGGTGCCTGGGATAATGCGAAAAAATCATTTGAAGCCGGAGTTTTAATCAATGGCGAAATGACGTACAAAGGATCGGATGCGCACAAAGCAGCGGTAACGGGAGATACCGTTGGAGATCCATTTAAAGACACATCAGGTCCTTCTATGAATATCTTGATTAAACTGACTTGTTTGATCGGTTTGGTAATTGCACCTATTTTAGGAGAAGGACATTCGTCTTCGGGAATGATGGAAAAAGGTTCCTGCTGCAAAAAAATGGAAATCCACGTTGCAGGAGATTCTAAATGTGGAGATTTCTCGAAGATGACTAAAGAAGAATGTGCCCAAATGTGCAAAGAAAAAGGATGTTCTGCCGAAGAAACAGCAAAATGTCTGGCGCATTATGATGCTAATGGAAAATACGTTCATCAAAAAACAGATCGTTTTGATACTACCCAATACAGTAAAAAAAGAGTAGAAGTAAACCTGTCTACGGTTAATGGTGTTACAGTGGGAACTGTAACCAAAACCGAAAACGGTAAAACCACTACAGAAGTTTTTGAAGGAACAGAAGCCGAAGTAAAAGCCAAAATTGAAGCTGTGAAATAAGTATATTTATCCTAATAGTTTTTTAAAACCTGTTAGGATAAATTAGGTTTCGGAATCGGATAATGTATTTCTTCGTATTTTTCGATGAGTATTTCCGAAAAAAAGAGCCATCGGCTCGACCTATTTTGTAGAACCGGATTTTAATCCGGTTTCGAAATAAACACACAAAACAAAGAACCGTAGGTTCGAAACATATAAATCCATAAAAAAATGCCTCTAAATATTTAGAGGCATTTTTTTATGGATTTAAAGCATATTCTTTAATTAAGGTTGAAGCCGGAATATGAAGTACTTCTGTTAAAATCCTGATTTGGTTTAAGGTTAGGGCTCTTTTTCGTTTAAAAATTTCGGATACTCTTGAGCGACTGTTTAAAATAACCCCTAAATCGGCGTCTGTAATTCCATTTTGTTCCATCATAAATTTAATGGCTTCAATTGGGTCAGGTTCCGGAATGGGATAATTTATTTGTTCGTATTTTTCTATGAGTGTAACCAAGATATCTAATTCATCACCTTCATCCGTATTGGGTTTCGCATCAAAAATAGCATTTACACGTTCTAAAGCAAGATCATAATCGTGTTCCGTTTTAATAGGTCGTATTTCCATATTACTTATAAGTTTTTAATATCGTCAAGCTTGTCATAATCATGGTGGGTACCCACAAATAGAATGTAGACAATTTGAGTTTCATAATTAATTTTTACAATTAAGCGATAATGATTTCCACAAATATTAAAAACGACTTTATTATGGCCAACAAAATCTGCAGAACCGAAGATTGCTTTTATAGCATTCGAATTATCAAAATTATTTTTATCAAAGATTTGATACCATGATAACAACTGTTGTTTTGCATTTGGGAAACATTCCCAAAAATTTTGCAAGGTTCTTTTGGCTATTATTCTCATAATGGATTAGACAAAGATAAGTGTTTTTTCCCAATTCGGGAAAAGTTTTTAAGAAACGAAACAAAAGTAGGTTATTGTTTACAAATAAAAAATAAAACTTTGAATAACAAAAAATGCCTCTAAATATTTAGAGGCATTTTCATTGGTGTAAATTTGTGAAATTCGTGTTTCTAGAACAGTCCGTTTAATTCAGCATCAATTCTGTTAATGATGTTTCCTAAGTCTTCCGGATTATCTACGAAATTAATATTGTCAACATCAATAATCAATAATTTTCCTTTAGTGTATGTTTGTATCCACGCTTCATATCTTTCGTTCAGACGGCTTAAATAGTCAATTGAAATAGAATTTTCGTAATCACGTCCGCGTTTGTGAATCTGTCCTACCAGATTTGGGATAGAGCTTCTCAGGTAAATTAACAAATCAGGAGCTTTTACTAATGACTCCATTAATTCAAAAAGAGAAGTGTAATTTTCGAAGTCACGACTTGTCATCAATCCCATAGAGTACAGGTTGGGAGCAAAAATATGGGCATCTTCATAAATGGTTCTGTCCTGAATAATTTTCTTTCCGCTTTCGCGAATTTGTAATATCTGACGGAAACGACTGTTTAGAAAATAAATCTGAAGATTGAACGACCAACGCTCCATTTGATGGTAAAAATCATCTAAATACGGATTGTCAACTACATCTTCGTAATGAGGCTCCCATTTAAAATGTTTCGCCAACAATTTAGTTAAAGTAGTTTTTCCGGCTCCTATATTTCCTGCTATCGCTATGTGCATTACGGTGTTACGATTTTATAATTTGTGATTTCTTTAGCTGTAAAAATAGATAAAATTTGGTCTTTGTAATAGAATTTGTCGAAGGATTTTTCTAAAATCTCAATTTCAGAAAATGCATTGGATTCCGGACTTGTAATATCTTTAAAATACAACAAATTAGCCTTGCTGAAAAGATATTGATGATGGTTCATAATTTCGACAGCATCATATTCGGGGATTTTGCCCAAAGCCGTTATTTTTCCGAAAATGGTACACGAGAACCAATTGTTTTTTTTGTCAATCCAATAAAAAGTATTGAAATCGGTCAGGTAATATTTTATAGGTTCTGTTAATGGTGTAGAAACCGTTTTATATTCATTATTCAGATAATCAAAAAGACCAATTTGCTGATTTAAAGAATTGTAAATCCACAATTGATTTTGTGCTGACATTCCAATTGCCGAAACGATAATTGGGGTGTTGCTAAAAGAAAAATTAATTTCAGTAATTTTATTCAGTTGATTGTCGAGTAAAACCACTGTATTGAAGTCTTCGTAAAACAAAACTATTTTAAGCGGATTCTGTAAGTCGACTTTTGTGATCGTTCCGAGAGAAACATTTTTATATTCGAAAACCTCTTTTTCTTTGACTTTGGAGAAGACATTATTTTTGATTTGATAATAGTATCCAAACGAATCATAGCCTAAAAACTGATCGATATTATTAGCAAAATGAGAGACTGGGACTGCTTTTATTTTTAGGTTTTGCGAAAACACAGTTGGGAAAGAACAGATCACAAAAAGAAAGGATAAAAGAAAAGGATGTGTTGCTCTGTTCATGATGTTTACGTTTCTAAGAGCCAAATTACAAAAAACTACAGTAGAAATGGCGCAAAACGCTGTTATTTAGATTTTGCCGCTTTCGGAATTGTAATGGTCTGATAAATAATTGATTTTATCTATATCTTAAGGGAGTTGATCTATTTAATTTTTTGCATTTTAAAATAAACAATACATTTGAGTATAAGTTTATTAGACCAAATTCACTTTTAAAGATAACACAATGAAAAAAGCAATCTATTATATGTCGTTGATGCTTGTAATCACACAGATGCAGGCTCAGAAAGATTTTCAGGGAATGGCCGTTTACGAATCGAAAACACAGGCTCCAAAAATGGGAGAAATACGTGCGAATCGTGAAATTACACCCGAGATGCAAAAGAACATGGAAGAGCGAATGAAGAAAATGCTCGAAAAAACATTTGTTCTGAATTTTGATAAATCGGCTTCTATTTATAAGGAAGAAGAAAAATTGGAAACCCCAGGGCAACAAGGAGGTGGAATGAGGGTTATGGTGAATTCCTTTATGGGCGGTGGAGGAACTTTTTATAAAGATGTCAAAGCCAAAACCTACACGGTAGATAAGGAATTTATGGGTAAAGAATTTCTGGTAATAGATTCCCTGCCGAAGCTAAACTGGAAAATGGAAT
It includes:
- a CDS encoding inorganic diphosphatase, with protein sequence MTADKLTTFDVLIEIPRGSRNKYEYDFEIKRMRFDRMLFSSMMYPADYGFIPETLALDGDPLDVLVLVNEPTFPGCVMEVKPIGVFHMADDKGPDEKIICVPVSDPIWNSLNDLSDINGHLVKEIEHFFQVYKDLENKKVDVEGWGDVNEAYAIIAECTKRFDDIENKPEGLFSIK
- a CDS encoding sodium-translocating pyrophosphatase, translated to MNAFMIYLPIVMAILGLLFMGIKRAWVLKQDAGDGKMKEISDHIYEGALAFLKAEYKLLTIFVIIASIALAGITFIPGVKTHLLIVVAFIFGALFSAYAGNIGMKIATKTNVRTTQAARTSLPQALKVSFGGGTVMGLGVAGLAVLGLTGFFIIFFNILSGGVWKDTETMTIVLETLAGFSLGAESIALFARVGGGIYTKAADVGADLVGKVEAGIPEDDPRNPATIADNVGDNVGDVAGMGADLFGSYVATVLAAMVLGNYVIKDMGGNIADAFGGIGPILLPMAIAGFGILFSIIGTTLVKITDDNAKEAQVQKALNIGNWVSIVLTAIACFFLVQHMLPEVMTMEFFGEGSQQISSMRVFYATLVGLVVGGAISSVTEYYTGLGTKPVLAIVQKSSTGAGTNVIAGLATGMISTFPTVLLFAVAIWISYALAGFYGVALAASAMMATTAMQLAIDAFGPISDNAGGIAEMSELPKEVRTRTDILDSVGNTTAATGKGFAIASAALTSLALFAAYVTFTGIDGINIFKAPVLAMLFVGGMIPVVFSALAMNSVGKAAMDMVYEVRRQFKEIPGIMEGTGKPEYGKCVEISTKAALREMMLPGILTIGFPIAIVLLGKLVYADNNQLIAEMLGGYMAGVTVSGVLWAVFQNNAGGAWDNAKKSFEAGVLINGEMTYKGSDAHKAAVTGDTVGDPFKDTSGPSMNILIKLTCLIGLVIAPILGEGHSSSGMMEKGSCCKKMEIHVAGDSKCGDFSKMTKEECAQMCKEKGCSAEETAKCLAHYDANGKYVHQKTDRFDTTQYSKKRVEVNLSTVNGVTVGTVTKTENGKTTTEVFEGTEAEVKAKIEAVK
- a CDS encoding helix-turn-helix domain-containing protein, with product MEIRPIKTEHDYDLALERVNAIFDAKPNTDEGDELDILVTLIEKYEQINYPIPEPDPIEAIKFMMEQNGITDADLGVILNSRSRVSEIFKRKRALTLNQIRILTEVLHIPASTLIKEYALNP
- a CDS encoding type II toxin-antitoxin system HigB family toxin; the protein is MRIIAKRTLQNFWECFPNAKQQLLSWYQIFDKNNFDNSNAIKAIFGSADFVGHNKVVFNICGNHYRLIVKINYETQIVYILFVGTHHDYDKLDDIKNL
- a CDS encoding deoxynucleoside kinase, which translates into the protein MHIAIAGNIGAGKTTLTKLLAKHFKWEPHYEDVVDNPYLDDFYHQMERWSFNLQIYFLNSRFRQILQIRESGKKIIQDRTIYEDAHIFAPNLYSMGLMTSRDFENYTSLFELMESLVKAPDLLIYLRSSIPNLVGQIHKRGRDYENSISIDYLSRLNERYEAWIQTYTKGKLLIIDVDNINFVDNPEDLGNIINRIDAELNGLF